CTTATCACCAGCAAATTCTTTTTTTTCGCCGTCCTTATAACAGCTACTGCCGTTTGGGGTAAGCATAATAATCGGTACCTGTACGCCTCCCGGCCCTGGTCAGCATTTCACCTGATATCCGGTTGGCCCGGCGAACGATTTCAGTTTCATCAACCTTCACCAGCCGCCCTTCCCGGACTACGACCTCACCGTTAACAATGGTGGTATCCACCAGCTGGCTATCACCACAGGTGATAATAGCCGCTACCGGGTCATGCTGCCCCCCGGCAAACCCCAGTTCCTCAAAGTTTATCAGGATCAGGTCTGCTGCCATTCCCGGAGCCAGGTAGCCAATGTCATCGCGGCCCAAAACTTCAGCGCTGCCGACAGTTGCCAGACGCAAAACTTCTTCTGCTGTCAGGCCGTCATTACCGTAAGCCAGTTTTTGTAAGAGATAGGCAATACGCATTTCACTCCACATATTAGAGGAATCATTACTGGCGCTGCCATCCACGGCCAGACCCACCCGGGCCCCGGTAGCCAGCAGGTCCTTCACCCGGCAGACGCCGGAAGCCAGCTTCATATTGGAAGCCGGGCAATGGGATACCCCGCTTTTCGTCTCGCCCAGCAGGGCCACCTCGGCGTCGTTTAAATGTATGGCATGGGCAAACCATACATCGGGTCCCAGCCAGCCCAGGTCAGCCATGTACTCCACGGGCCGCCTGCCAAATTTTTCTTTACAGAAGCGTTCTTCATCCAGGGTTTCGGCCAGATGGGTATGGAGCATGACACCGTACCGGCGCGCCAGAGCAGCACTATCTCGCATCAGTTCGGGAGTTACAGAAAAAGGTGAACAGGGAGCCAGGGCAATACGGCACATGGCGAAGGGGTCAGCCTCATGGTACTTTTGGATCAAGCGCTCACTATCAGCTAATATCTCGTCTTCTTTTTGAACTACTTCATCCGGTGGTAGACCACCCTGACTTTTGCCCAGGGACATGCTGCCCCGGGTGGCATGGAAGCGGATCCCCAGTTCCCGGGCCGCCTGAACTTCAATATCAATAAGTTCATTTCCCTGGCCCCGGGGAAAGACGTAGTGATGGTCGCTGGAGCAGGTACAGCCTGTCTTCAGCAATTCCCCCAACCCCACCATGGCTCCCAGGCGAACTGCTTCCGGCGTCAGTTCACGCCAGATTTCGTAAAGGGTCACCAACCAGGGGAACAGAGGTATATCCTGGGTTGCCGGGATATTGCGGGTCAGGGTCTGGTAGAGGTGATGATGGGTGTTAATCAGGCCGGGGAGGACGACTTTGCCCCGGGCATCGATAGTTTCCGTACCTTCGTCGACGGGCAAGTTGCGGCCGATTGTCTTGATTGCCGGGCCTTCTATTAAAAGATCGGCTTGCCGGTAGCGACGGCCCTCCCTATCAAGGGTGATTATCCATTCGGCATTTTTGATAAGTAAAGCCAAGCCAAGTGCCCCCAGTCAACCGGGCAAACCCGGTTAAATTTAATGACTTATTTCAGCATTAAAGCGGGCTTCCAGGACGATGAGGTGTGGTTTGTTTTTTCTTCCATGGCTTGATTATACCATAGAAGCATGTTTGGGTATCTAGTTCCGGGTACTCAGGCATGCTAAAATGAAAAATTACACGGTATTAAATTTAACCTGGCTAAAAGATTGGCCAAAGCGGTAGCCACTTCAGCCCGGGTGGCATTCTGGTCGGGCCGGAAGGTGCCGTCCGGGTAGCCGCTCATAATCCCGGCCGCCATGACCTGGCGAATGGCCGCCTCGGCCCAGTGACCCTGGATATCGCGGGGCTCGCTTGGCTTTAGGCCCAGGTAGGCGGCCAGGCCGCAAAAGATGGCCCGGGCCAGGGCTTGTTGTACTGCGGGCGTAGCTAGTTTAGCTGCCGTCTCCGGGTTGCTGAGAAAACCCATTTCTACGAGGACTGCAGGAGCGTCGGTTTCCCGCAGAATGTAAAAATTTGCCTGGCGGACGCCCCCGTCCGGCCAGCCGGTGGCCGCCACCACTTCGGCCTGGATCAAGCGGGCGATCTTTTCAGCTTGGCCTCCGGGGGCCAGGATAAAGGTGCTGACATAGTTGGGATCCGGAGTGCCGGCACTGTTGACGTGCAGGCTGATGACGAGGTCTACCTTTTCCCGGTTGAAGAGGGCCGCCCGATCGGCCAGGAAGACATCCTGGTCAACGGTACGGGACATTACAACTACTATGCCTGCTCCTTGAAGCAGCTGCTGCAGCGCCAGGCCCACGGCCAGGGTAACGGCCTTTTCCTGGAGGCCGCCGGCGGCAACGGCACCGGGGTCGCTGCCGCCGTGGCCGGGATCAATACCTACTTTTGGCATTAAAACCACCCCCGTTTTAAGATATGCTTTAAGTTGATCTTAAGCTCCGGGGGTGACCATGGCTAATGGCGTAAATTGCTAATTACACAA
This Moorella sp. E308F DNA region includes the following protein-coding sequences:
- a CDS encoding 8-oxoguanine deaminase, with product MALLIKNAEWIITLDREGRRYRQADLLIEGPAIKTIGRNLPVDEGTETIDARGKVVLPGLINTHHHLYQTLTRNIPATQDIPLFPWLVTLYEIWRELTPEAVRLGAMVGLGELLKTGCTCSSDHHYVFPRGQGNELIDIEVQAARELGIRFHATRGSMSLGKSQGGLPPDEVVQKEDEILADSERLIQKYHEADPFAMCRIALAPCSPFSVTPELMRDSAALARRYGVMLHTHLAETLDEERFCKEKFGRRPVEYMADLGWLGPDVWFAHAIHLNDAEVALLGETKSGVSHCPASNMKLASGVCRVKDLLATGARVGLAVDGSASNDSSNMWSEMRIAYLLQKLAYGNDGLTAEEVLRLATVGSAEVLGRDDIGYLAPGMAADLILINFEELGFAGGQHDPVAAIITCGDSQLVDTTIVNGEVVVREGRLVKVDETEIVRRANRISGEMLTRAGRRTGTDYYAYPKRQ
- a CDS encoding N-acetylmuramoyl-L-alanine amidase; this encodes MPKVGIDPGHGGSDPGAVAAGGLQEKAVTLAVGLALQQLLQGAGIVVVMSRTVDQDVFLADRAALFNREKVDLVISLHVNSAGTPDPNYVSTFILAPGGQAEKIARLIQAEVVAATGWPDGGVRQANFYILRETDAPAVLVEMGFLSNPETAAKLATPAVQQALARAIFCGLAAYLGLKPSEPRDIQGHWAEAAIRQVMAAGIMSGYPDGTFRPDQNATRAEVATALANLLARLNLIPCNFSF